A genomic stretch from Setaria viridis chromosome 1, Setaria_viridis_v4.0, whole genome shotgun sequence includes:
- the LOC117863426 gene encoding replication protein A 32 kDa subunit B — MYGGGGGHYDGGGGAANANSLFGGGGFMPSQSTAAPESGGGGSLSKGRNAQTLLPLTVKQIMDAAQASDDKSNFAINGVEVSTIRLVGRMLGKVERVTDVAFILDDGTGKIDVNRWENESSDTKEMADVNDGNYVIVNGGLKGFQGKRHVVAYSVRRVTNFNDIAHHFLHCIYVHLELTKSNSRLPSQINASTGIPGHANQVRLPNNQATTFSASGNTAGNDVSSLVMSVFHDPAIIDREDGITVAYIIDRLKLPEEVIKEVMQKHIDDGNIYNTIDDLHYRSAMNG, encoded by the exons ATgtacggaggcggcggcgggcactacgatggcggcggtggcgccgcgaACGCCAACTCCctcttcggcggcgggggcttCATGCCGTCGCAGTCCACCGCGGCCccggagagcggcggcggcggcagcctctCCAAG GGCCGGAACGCGCAGACGCTGCTGCCGCTCACCGTGAAGCAGATCATGGACGCGGCGCAGGCCAGCGATGACAAGTCCAATTTCGCCATCAACGGCGTCGAGGTGTCCACG ATTAGGCTTGTTGGACGCATGCTTGGTAAGGTTGAGCGGGTCACAGATGTTGCGTTCATTCTTGATGATGGCACCGGCAAGATAGATGTGAATCGCTG GGAAAATGAGTCTTCTGACACTAAGGAAATGGCTGATGTCAA CGATGGAAACTATGTCATTGTCAATGGTGGCTTGAAAGGTTTTCAAGGAAAGCGTCATGTGGTTGCTTACTCTGTTCG GCGTGTGACGAACTTCAACGATATAGCACATCACTTTCTGCACTGCATTTATGTGCATTTGGAGCTCACCAAGTCAAAT TCGCGGTTGCCGTCCCAAATAAATGCTAGTACTGGAATCCCTGGACATGCTAACCAAGTTCGACTCCCCAATAATCAG GCTACAACATTCTCGGCATCAGGAAATACTGCTGGAAATGATGTATCTAGCTTGGTCATGAGTGTTTTTCATGACCCAGCGATCAT AGACCGGGAGGATGGGATAACTGTGGCATATATCATTGATCGTCTTAAACTACCAGAGGAAGTAATCAA GGAGGTCATGCAAAAACATATTGACGATGGCAACATTTACAACACGATCGATGATCTCCATTACAGGTCCGCCATGAATGGCTGA
- the LOC117866218 gene encoding putative protein phosphatase 2C 23, whose translation MTRAPETLEPIQETLREINERTPEVRVGRFSTRVLLALGTEVASSPPEDGDAGHRHRAERPDKRPCALRMDWAACDLPLHGEDAHFGHAEAGFVGVADGVGGYRDRGVDAGAFARELMASALENVELTAKARRLRPKEVLKRAYETAVIKCTPGASTAVILSLDRTALSWAYVGDSAFAVLRGGRIVYRSIEQRRRFNFPYQLSSNGDGDSLTKAMVGDMSVRDGDVVVVGTDGLFDNMHDCQLERAVQMGTELGFSPKNMADIIASIAYDVSKNKRACSPFSLAHLKASGEGGCGGKEDDITVIVAYIVAKDS comes from the coding sequence ATGACAAGAGCACCGGAGACATTGGAGCCGATCCAGGAAACGCTACGCGAGATCAACGAACGAACTCCGGAGGTAAGAGTTGGCAGGTTCAGCACCCGCGTGCTGCTAGCGCTCGGGACCGAAgtcgcgtcgtcgccgccggaggACGGTGATGCTGGCCATCGACACCGCGCGGAACGGCCCGACAAGCGGCCGTGCGCGCTGCGTATGGACTGGGCGGCATGCGACCTGCCGCTGCACGGCGAGGACGCGCACTTCGGGCACGCCGAGGCCGGCTTCGtcggcgtcgcggacggggTCGGCGGGTACCGGGACCGCGGCGTGGACGCCGGCGCCTTCGCACGCGAGCTCATGGCGAGCGCTCTGGAGAATGTGGAGCTGACGGCCAaggcccgccgcctccgcccgaagGAAGTTCTGAAGAGGGCGTACGAGACGGCGGTCATCAAATGCACGCCGGGTGCGTCCACGGCCGTCATCCTGTCGCTCGACCGCACAGCTCTCAGCTGGGCGTACGTCGGCGACAGCGCCTTCGCCGTGCTCCGCGGCGGCAGGATCGTGTACCGTTCGATTGAGCAGCGGCGCCGCTTCAATTTCCCGTACCAGCTGAGCTCTAATGGCGATGGAGATAGCCTCACCAAGGCGATGGTCGGCGACATGTCGGTGAGGGACGGCGACGTCGTGGTGGTCGGGACGGACGGGCTGTTCGACAACATGCACGATTGCCAGCTCGAGCGTGCCGTGCAGATGGGCACCGAGCTGGGTTTCTCGCCCAAGAACATGGCGGACATCATCGCCAGCATTGCTTACGACGTATCGAAGAACAAGCGGGCATGCTCCCCGTTCAGTCTCGCACACTTGAAGGCGTCCGGGGAGGGAGGTTGCGGTGGGAAGGAGGACGACATAACGGTCATCGTCGCGTACATTGTCGCGAAGGATTCATGA